AGCTTTTGTGCAAAAGATATATTTGCTGTAAGAAAAATCATTAATATAAGTTGAAGGATTTTGCTCTTTTGTTTTTTCTCAATTTCGTTTATTAGTTTTTTCAAAGCCCGGTTTTTTAGTTTTATTTTTTCAAGTAAGGCTTCTATTTTTTTTGTCTCGAAATTTTCTTTTTTATCCATAGCAATTTTTAGCACAAAAATAAGCTGGAAAGATAGCTAAAATAAAATTTTTCACTACGTATAAACTCAGTGTCAGGTAGTTTTTCACTACGTAAAAACTACTGCACTATCAGTAAAGCCACGTTACAGCGTGGCTATACAGCGTGGCTCTAAAATTTCATCAAATAATTCACAAGATTTGTTTCTGTGCTAAGTTCCATTTTTTTGCGAATGTTTGTCCGAAGTTTTTCAACTGTTCGTACACTTTTGTTAGTTAGTGCAGCAATATCTTTGCTCGACATATTGAGGCGAAGGAATGCACAGGTTTTAATTTCGGTAGGCGTAAGTCCCGAATGTTTTTTGTCGAGATTTATAAAGAAATCGTTATGAACTTTTTCAAATCGGGTTTCAAATTCGTTCCATGCATCTTGATGTATGTTAAATTCTATCTCCCTGATTATTTCGTTTAGTTTTTCTTTTCCTGTTTTGTTTGTGTGTAACAAACACTCTTTAGTTTTTTCAATAATGGTTTGCGACAAATTGTTCAGGTTTACCAGATGAATTGCGTTGGTTGCCAGTTCTTTATTTCGGAAATCGAGCTTGTTTTTTAGATTTTCTGTTTCTTTTTCGGCAAATAGTCTTTTTTGTTTTAAATTTTTTCTAATCTGACGAAAATAAAATACAAGTAAAATTGTTATCAAAAACAACGAAGAAATCACAATATATAGATAATTTTGAAATGTTTTTTGTTTTTGCGTTTTACTTTTTAATTGAAGAATTTCCTTTTTCTTCTTTTCAGTTTCATATTTTGTCTGGATATCTGTAATAATGTTCAATTTTTCGGCATTAAACAAACTGTCGGTCAATATATCATATTTCTTGTAGTTCTGTAAGGCACTTTCAAAATTGCCAAGATATTCTTCAAGAACTGAAAGCTTTTTATATGATTGTTTTAAATTATCAAGAAGTTGTATGTCTTTAGACAATTCAATGGCTTTTTGAAAATAATCTTTTGCTTCATTTACTTTCCCCATTTCTTGATGTTGTGCAGCTATATTACTTAAGGCAATTGCAATCATACGTTTGTCTCCAATTTTTCGACTAATCACATATATATCAAAATAATTTTTTAGAGCTAAAGAGTCTTGACCTCTCAAAGCAAAAATGCTTGCCATATTATGACGAATTGTTGCTACTTTTATGTAATCGTTAATCG
This genomic interval from Bacteroidota bacterium contains the following:
- a CDS encoding tetratricopeptide repeat protein, producing the protein MKRIFLIICLAFLFSFVNGINIDSLLNSMAQLPEIEKIKKLNDTAYYFSKTDPTISKKIAIKAYDLAIISKNRKGVGKALGNIGFSFFYTYKFENAIEYLDSAYQIYSEIDDKYLMGKTAKNSSMACFFLAEYSKALMYLEKAEKHFKDCKSDEILPAVYMDFGMIKFKQGDFEEALLYYFRCNEYEIEDNKKIKLNNRIGTTYWAMGDYDKAVEYLYNSLEISEKLEYKKGISIALNNIANIFMEWGNMDEALKYHYKGLELSREMSDSMQITSDLNNIADIYSIQTNYDTALIFYNEGLLIAETINDYIKVATIRHNMASIFALRGQDSLALKNYFDIYVISRKIGDKRMIAIALSNIAAQHQEMGKVNEAKDYFQKAIELSKDIQLLDNLKQSYKKLSVLEEYLGNFESALQNYKKYDILTDSLFNAEKLNIITDIQTKYETEKKKKEILQLKSKTQKQKTFQNYLYIVISSLFLITILLVFYFRQIRKNLKQKRLFAEKETENLKNKLDFRNKELATNAIHLVNLNNLSQTIIEKTKECLLHTNKTGKEKLNEIIREIEFNIHQDAWNEFETRFEKVHNDFFINLDKKHSGLTPTEIKTCAFLRLNMSSKDIAALTNKSVRTVEKLRTNIRKKMELSTETNLVNYLMKF